In Thermanaerovibrio velox DSM 12556, the genomic stretch TGACAGGATGGGCAGGAAGTCCGCGGAGAACATGGTAAGGTCTGTTGAGATGGCCAAGGACAGGCCCCTTAGGAAGCTGCTTTATGCCTTGGGGATCCCGGGCGTGGGGGAGAGGACCGCCAGGGACTTGGCCGCCCGCTTCGGCGCCCTAGATGCGGTTATGAACGCATCTTTGGAGGAGCTCTCCTCGATCAATGGGGTTGGCCCGGTGGTGGCTAAGGGGGTTGTGGATTTCTTCCGGGACCCGGGGAACAGGAGGTTGTGTGAGAAGCTCGCTGCCGCAGGAGTTAGAACCCGGGAGGAAATGGTTCGCTCAGAGGGAGGACCTCTCAAGGGCATGAGGCTGGTTTTCACCGGGGAACTGAGGTCCATGAAGCGCAAGGAGGCCCAGGAGCTGGTTATTCAGCTTGGCGGCCAGGTATCCGATTCGGTATCCAAGAACGTCACCGCGGTGGTAGCCGGGGAGGGGGGAGGAAGTAAACTCTCCAAGGCGGCCTCATTGGGGGTTCCGGTTTGGGATGAGGATCGGTTCCTGGAGTTAGTGGGTGGAGTTCGTTAAGGACGGGGTGGTGATGGACCATGAGGATAGATGAGGAAGAGGTGCGCCGCATAGCTGATTTAGCGAGGCTTGAGCTTAGGGAGGACCAGGTATCTTCCATGGTGGAGCATTTCAGGCGCCTTGGAGAGCACTTCGAGGCCCTTCGTTCGGTTGACCTTAATGGGCTGGAGTGTTTGGTGGATGACGAGCCCCCAGGCCGCATGAGGGAGGATCAGGTACGGAGATGGAGGGATTCGGAGCTTGTGCTCTTGGGGGCTCCACGGCGGGAGGGGCATTTCTTCAAGGTCCCGAGGATAGGGGTTAAGGAGTGATTTAGGCATGGATCTGTATGAGCTCCCCGCCTGGCGGGTCGCCGAGGGGGTAATCAGAGGGGAGATGAGCTCCAGGGAGGTGGTTGAATCCTGCCTTGAGAGGATGGACTCCCTGGATGGCCGGATAAAGGCCTGTCTTGAGGTTTATGCGGAGGATGCGGTTGAGGAGGCTGCCCGGATCGATGGTCTTGTGGCATCGGGGGAACATCCTGGTCCTCTTGCGGGGGTGCCGGTGCTGCTCAAGGACAACATCTGCGTGAAGGGAAAGAGGACCACCTGCGGTTCCAGGATGCTGGAGAGTTGGGTATCCCCTTACGATGCTTCGGTGGTGGAGATGCTTCGTAGGGCCGGGGCGGTGATAATGGGCAAGACCAACATGGACGAGTTCGCGATGGGAAGCTCCACCGAGAACTCCGCCTTCTTCCCCACTTCAAACCCTTGGGATCTTGCCAGGGTGCCCGGTGGGAGCTCCGGCGGCAGTGCCGCCGCGGTGGCAGCGGGTTACGTTCCCCTTGCCCTGGGCAGCGATACTGGGGGATCCATACGGCAGCCCGCCGCCTTCTGCGGGATTCACGGTCTTAAGCCCACCTATGGGATGGTGAGCCGATACGGTCTTGTGGCCTTTGCGTCCTCCT encodes the following:
- the gatC gene encoding Asp-tRNA(Asn)/Glu-tRNA(Gln) amidotransferase subunit GatC; this encodes MRIDEEEVRRIADLARLELREDQVSSMVEHFRRLGEHFEALRSVDLNGLECLVDDEPPGRMREDQVRRWRDSELVLLGAPRREGHFFKVPRIGVKE